The Mesotoga sp. UBA6090 genomic interval ATCGCTCTTTTCACGTCCTGAACGGCAACGGCCTGAGGTGTCGTCACCACAAGAGCCATTATGTCGGAAAGAGTCTGGAGAGCAGTTAGCGGCTCGTCTCCTGTACCTGGAGGAGAATCAATTATCAGAAAGTCGAGTTCACCCCACGCAACGTCACCTAGAAACTGATATATTGCCGTTGTCTTCATAGGACCTCTCCATACTACCGGAGCATCATCTTCAACGAAACTGGAAATGCTTATAACCTTGAGATTCGGGAGGACCTCTGGGGGAAAGATCTGATTCTCAATAACCTCAGGTTGTTTCTTGAGTCCGACCATTCTCGCCACATTCGGACCGTGAAGATCAATATCCATTAGACCCGTTCTGAATCCCTCATCCGCAAGAGCCAGCGCCAAATTCACTGCAACAGTGGATTTTCCTACTCCGCCTTTTCCTGACATCACAAGTATTTTGTGCTTTATTGACTTGACGTTGTTTCTGATCTTCTCCATTGTTTCCGCCATCTCTTGTGGATTCAATTCTCTTCACCCTCATATTCAATCCTCATTGTAAGATCTACCGAGTTCTTCAACATGGCAGAGACAGAGCAATATCTTTCCTGCGAGAGATTCACTGCCTTTTCAATCTTGTCCTTCGGAAGATTCTTGCCGGAGAAATGGTAGACGAGTTCAATGCTTGTGAAGACTTTTGGATGCTCTTTAGCATACTCATAATTTGCAGAAATCGAGTATTCGTAGTCGCTGACCTTCATCTTGGAGAGTATGGAAACAACGTCCATCGACGTGCACCCCATCAATGCAGCCAGAACCATCTCCATCGGGCTTGGTGCCGAACCATCTCCTCCTGAAGCTTCCTTGGCGTCCATATGTATGTCATGACCTGAGGGGGTTTTTGCGTAGAAGGCCATCTTCCCTATCCTCTTAGCAGAGTATTCCATTGTCTCATCTCCTCTCAAAAAAAAGGGCCTAAGCCCCTTTTAATTTCCGTTCAGTGCCGATTTGGCGATCTCGCAATACTCCCTAAACGTGTCGAAGTCATTAACTGCAAGGTCTGCAAGCATCTTTCTGTTGATGTTAACACCGGCAATTTTCAAACCATGTATCAGATCATTGTACTTGGTGCCCGCGATTCGTGCGCCGGCATTGATCCTGGTAATCCAGAGTTTCCTGAAATCTCTCTTCCTGATCTTTCTTCCCGCATAGGCATAGACACCGGAT includes:
- a CDS encoding OsmC family protein produces the protein MEYSAKRIGKMAFYAKTPSGHDIHMDAKEASGGDGSAPSPMEMVLAALMGCTSMDVVSILSKMKVSDYEYSISANYEYAKEHPKVFTSIELVYHFSGKNLPKDKIEKAVNLSQERYCSVSAMLKNSVDLTMRIEYEGEEN
- a CDS encoding Mrp/NBP35 family ATP-binding protein, producing MEKIRNNVKSIKHKILVMSGKGGVGKSTVAVNLALALADEGFRTGLMDIDLHGPNVARMVGLKKQPEVIENQIFPPEVLPNLKVISISSFVEDDAPVVWRGPMKTTAIYQFLGDVAWGELDFLIIDSPPGTGDEPLTALQTLSDIMALVVTTPQAVAVQDVKRAINLVKTMHRRPIGIVENMSYMKCPNCGEVIKLFGEGGGKDLENLFDIPLLGSLPFDPALVGFSDIGKSIVTHMRGSELEAAYRETVKEIVQRVKL
- the rplT gene encoding 50S ribosomal protein L20; translated protein: MRVKGGVTSKKKKLKYLKAAKGYRGALSRRYRLAKQFYIRSGVYAYAGRKIRKRDFRKLWITRINAGARIAGTKYNDLIHGLKIAGVNINRKMLADLAVNDFDTFREYCEIAKSALNGN